A part of Mesoplodon densirostris isolate mMesDen1 chromosome 10, mMesDen1 primary haplotype, whole genome shotgun sequence genomic DNA contains:
- the IL17RC gene encoding interleukin-17 receptor C isoform X3, which yields MGVRTPGRGRAQAAQRRDPETGEGFRPLLPAGTQLSGRRGVVSAPLRGAGRTGPQAWVLPGTWKMPVPWFFLSLALGRNPAVLSLERVVGPQDTARCSPGLSCHLWDGDVLCLPGSLVSAPGPVLVPTRLQTELVLRCYKETDCDLCVRVAVHLAVHGYWEEAEDEEKFGIAEDPAIEEPRNASLQAHVVLSFQAYPTARCVLLEVQVPAALVQPGQSVGSVVFDCFGAALGAEVRIWSYTLPRYQKELNLTQQLPDCRGLEVRDNIQSCWALTWLNVSADGDDVRLVLDVPEEQRFGLFLYWNQVPGPAKPWWHRNLTGPQTITLNHTDLVPCLCIQVWRLEPDSVRTSVCPFREDPRAHRNLWRAARLQLLPPRAWRLDVPCSVPAEATLCWQAPDGGPCQPLVPPLPRENVTVNKALEFPLLKGHPNICVQVSTWEKQELQECLWADSLGPLKDDILLVETQGPQDNGSLCALEPSGCTPLLSRASTRAARLGGPLLQDVRSGQCLQLWDDDVGALWACPMEKYIHRRWALVWLACLLLAAVLFLLLLLKKNHVKAAARGRAALLLYSADDAGFERLVGALASALFQLPLRVAVDLWSRRELSAQGPLAWFHAQRRQTLQEGGVVVLLFSPGAVALCREWLQAATLAPGAHGPHDAFAASLSCLLPDFLQGRAPGRYVGAYFDRLLSPDAVPALFRSVPVFSLPSQLPDFLGTLQGPAAPHPWRLAERAEQVSRALQPALDSCFRAPGTGRGMGPEAENRT from the exons ATGGGAGTCAGGACTCCTGGGAGAGGGCGTGCGCAAGCGGCCCAGCGCCGGGACCCCGAGACTGGGGAGGGATTCCGGCCTCTCCTACCCGCAGGCACGCAGCTGAGTGGGAGACGAGGTGTGGTGTCAGCCCCCCTTCGGGGGGCGGGCAGGACAGGGCCTCAGGCCTGGGTGCTGCCTGGCACCTGGAAGATGCCTGTGCCCTGGTTCTTTCTGTCCTTGGCCCTGGGCCGAAACCCTGCGGTCCTCTCTCTAGAGAGGGTTGTGGGGCCTCAGGACACTGCCCGCTGCTCTCCG GGCCTTTCCTGCCACCTCTGGG ATGGTGACGTGCTCTGCCTGCCTGGGAGCCTCGTGTCTGCCCCAGGCCCCGTGCTGGTGCCCACACGCCTGCAGACAGAGCTGGTGCTAAGGTGCTACAAGGAGACCGACTGTGACCTCTGTGTGCGTGTGGCCGTCCACTTGGCTGTGCATG GATACTGGGAAGAGGCTGAAGATGAAGAGAAGTTTGGAATTGCAGAGGACCCAGCGATCGAGGAGCCTAGGAACG CCTCTCTCCAGGCCCACGTCGTGCTCTCCTTCCAGGCCTACCCTACTGCCCGCTGCGTCCTACTGGAGGTGCAAGTGCCTGCTGCCCTCGTGCAGCCTGGTCAGTCTGTG GGCTCTGTAGTATTTGACTGCTTCGGGGCTGCCCTGGGGGCTGAGGTGCGAATCTGGTCCTACACTCTGCCCCGGTACCAGAAGGAACTCAATCTCACACAGCAGCTGCCTG ACTGCAGGGGTCTCGAAGTCCGGGACAACATTCAGAGCTGCTGGG CCCTGACCTGGCTCAACGTGTCTGCAGATGGCGACGACGTGCGCCTGGTGCTGGATGTGCCTGAGGAGCAGCGCTTTGGCCTCTTCCTGTACTGGAACCAGGTCCCAGGCCCTGCAAAACCCTGGTGGCACAGAAACCTG ACTGGGCCGCAGACCATTACCTTGAACCACACAGACCTGGTTCCCTGCCTCTGTATTCAG GTGTGGCGTCTGGAGCCCGACTCTGTCAGGACCAGCGTCTGCCCCTTTAGGGAGG ACCCCCGTGCACACCGGAACCTTTGGCGTGCCGCCCGGCTGCAGCTGCTGCCCCCGCGGGCCTGGCGGCTGGATGTGCCGTGCTCAGTACCCGCTGAGGCCACACTGTGCTGGCAGGCACCGGACGGGGGCCCCTGCCAGCCGCTGGTCCCACCGCTGCCCCGAGAGAATGTCACTGTGAAC AAGGCTCTTGAGTTCCCATTGCTGAAAGGCCATCCCAACATCTGTGTCCAG GTGAGCACCTGGGAGAAGCAGGAGCTACAAGAGTGCTTGTGGGCTG ACTCCCTGGGGCCCCTCAAGGATGACATACTGCTGGTGGAGACACAAGGCCCCCAGGACAACGGATCACTCTGCGCCTTGGAACCCAGTGGCTGCACTCCACTGCTTAGCAGGGCGTCCACG AGGGCAGCTCGTCTTGGAGGGCCGTTACTACAAGATGTGCGGTCAGGCCAGTGTCTTCAG CTGTGGGACGATGACGTGGGAGCACTATGGGCCTGCCCCATGGAAAAGT ACATCCACCGGCGCTGGGCCCTGGTCTGGCTGGCCTGCTTACTCTTGGCCGCTgtgcttttccttctcctcctcctcaaaaAGAACCACGTGAAAG CGGCCGCCAGGGGCCGCGCGGCCCTGCTCCTCTACTCCGCCGACGACGCTGGCTTCGAGCGCCTGGTGGGCGCCCTGGCTTCGGCGCTGTTCCAGCTGCCGCTGCGCGTGGCCGTGGACCTGTGGAGCCGCCGCGAACTGAGTGCGCAGGGGCCCCTGGCCTGGTTCCACGCGCAGCGGCGCCAGACCCTGCAGGAGGGCGGCGTGGTGGTCCTGCTCTTCTCGCCCGGGGCCGTGGCGCTGTGCCGCGAATGGCTGCAGGCCGCGACGTTGGCGCCCGGGGCTCACGGCCCGCACGACGCCTTCGCCGCCTCGCTCAGCTGCTTGCTGCCAGATTTCTTGCAAGGTCGGGCGCCCGGCCGCTACGTCGGGGCCTACTTCGACAGACTGCTGTCCCCGGACGCCGTGCCCGCCCTGTTCCGCAGCGTGCCGGTCTTCTCACTACCCTCACAGCTGCCCGACTTCCTGGGGACCCTGCAGGGCCCcgcagccccccacccctggcgGCTCGCGGAGAGAGCGGAGCAGGTATCCCGGGCCCTGCAGCCCGCCCTGGACAGCTGCTTCCGGGCCCCGGGGACGGGACGCGGGATGGGGCCTGAGGCAGAGAACAGGACTTGA
- the IL17RC gene encoding interleukin-17 receptor C isoform X1 → MGVRTPGRGRAQAAQRRDPETGEGFRPLLPAGTQLSGRRGVVSAPLRGAGRTGPQAWVLPGTWKMPVPWFFLSLALGRNPAVLSLERVVGPQDTARCSPGLSCHLWDGDVLCLPGSLVSAPGPVLVPTRLQTELVLRCYKETDCDLCVRVAVHLAVHGYWEEAEDEEKFGIAEDPAIEEPRNASLQAHVVLSFQAYPTARCVLLEVQVPAALVQPGQSVGSVVFDCFGAALGAEVRIWSYTLPRYQKELNLTQQLPDCRGLEVRDNIQSCWALTWLNVSADGDDVRLVLDVPEEQRFGLFLYWNQVPGPAKPWWHRNLTGPQTITLNHTDLVPCLCIQVWRLEPDSVRTSVCPFREDPRAHRNLWRAARLQLLPPRAWRLDVPCSVPAEATLCWQAPDGGPCQPLVPPLPRENVTVNKALEFPLLKGHPNICVQVSTWEKQELQECLWADSLGPLKDDILLVETQGPQDNGSLCALEPSGCTPLLSRASTRAARLGGPLLQDVRSGQCLQLWDDDVGALWACPMEKYIHRRWALVWLACLLLAAVLFLLLLLKKNHVKGWLRLLKEDVRTGAAARGRAALLLYSADDAGFERLVGALASALFQLPLRVAVDLWSRRELSAQGPLAWFHAQRRQTLQEGGVVVLLFSPGAVALCREWLQAATLAPGAHGPHDAFAASLSCLLPDFLQGRAPGRYVGAYFDRLLSPDAVPALFRSVPVFSLPSQLPDFLGTLQGPAAPHPWRLAERAEQVSRALQPALDSCFRAPGTGRGMGPEAENRT, encoded by the exons ATGGGAGTCAGGACTCCTGGGAGAGGGCGTGCGCAAGCGGCCCAGCGCCGGGACCCCGAGACTGGGGAGGGATTCCGGCCTCTCCTACCCGCAGGCACGCAGCTGAGTGGGAGACGAGGTGTGGTGTCAGCCCCCCTTCGGGGGGCGGGCAGGACAGGGCCTCAGGCCTGGGTGCTGCCTGGCACCTGGAAGATGCCTGTGCCCTGGTTCTTTCTGTCCTTGGCCCTGGGCCGAAACCCTGCGGTCCTCTCTCTAGAGAGGGTTGTGGGGCCTCAGGACACTGCCCGCTGCTCTCCG GGCCTTTCCTGCCACCTCTGGG ATGGTGACGTGCTCTGCCTGCCTGGGAGCCTCGTGTCTGCCCCAGGCCCCGTGCTGGTGCCCACACGCCTGCAGACAGAGCTGGTGCTAAGGTGCTACAAGGAGACCGACTGTGACCTCTGTGTGCGTGTGGCCGTCCACTTGGCTGTGCATG GATACTGGGAAGAGGCTGAAGATGAAGAGAAGTTTGGAATTGCAGAGGACCCAGCGATCGAGGAGCCTAGGAACG CCTCTCTCCAGGCCCACGTCGTGCTCTCCTTCCAGGCCTACCCTACTGCCCGCTGCGTCCTACTGGAGGTGCAAGTGCCTGCTGCCCTCGTGCAGCCTGGTCAGTCTGTG GGCTCTGTAGTATTTGACTGCTTCGGGGCTGCCCTGGGGGCTGAGGTGCGAATCTGGTCCTACACTCTGCCCCGGTACCAGAAGGAACTCAATCTCACACAGCAGCTGCCTG ACTGCAGGGGTCTCGAAGTCCGGGACAACATTCAGAGCTGCTGGG CCCTGACCTGGCTCAACGTGTCTGCAGATGGCGACGACGTGCGCCTGGTGCTGGATGTGCCTGAGGAGCAGCGCTTTGGCCTCTTCCTGTACTGGAACCAGGTCCCAGGCCCTGCAAAACCCTGGTGGCACAGAAACCTG ACTGGGCCGCAGACCATTACCTTGAACCACACAGACCTGGTTCCCTGCCTCTGTATTCAG GTGTGGCGTCTGGAGCCCGACTCTGTCAGGACCAGCGTCTGCCCCTTTAGGGAGG ACCCCCGTGCACACCGGAACCTTTGGCGTGCCGCCCGGCTGCAGCTGCTGCCCCCGCGGGCCTGGCGGCTGGATGTGCCGTGCTCAGTACCCGCTGAGGCCACACTGTGCTGGCAGGCACCGGACGGGGGCCCCTGCCAGCCGCTGGTCCCACCGCTGCCCCGAGAGAATGTCACTGTGAAC AAGGCTCTTGAGTTCCCATTGCTGAAAGGCCATCCCAACATCTGTGTCCAG GTGAGCACCTGGGAGAAGCAGGAGCTACAAGAGTGCTTGTGGGCTG ACTCCCTGGGGCCCCTCAAGGATGACATACTGCTGGTGGAGACACAAGGCCCCCAGGACAACGGATCACTCTGCGCCTTGGAACCCAGTGGCTGCACTCCACTGCTTAGCAGGGCGTCCACG AGGGCAGCTCGTCTTGGAGGGCCGTTACTACAAGATGTGCGGTCAGGCCAGTGTCTTCAG CTGTGGGACGATGACGTGGGAGCACTATGGGCCTGCCCCATGGAAAAGT ACATCCACCGGCGCTGGGCCCTGGTCTGGCTGGCCTGCTTACTCTTGGCCGCTgtgcttttccttctcctcctcctcaaaaAGAACCACGTGAAAG GGTGGCTGAGGCTCTTGAAGGAGGACGTCCGCACGGGGG CGGCCGCCAGGGGCCGCGCGGCCCTGCTCCTCTACTCCGCCGACGACGCTGGCTTCGAGCGCCTGGTGGGCGCCCTGGCTTCGGCGCTGTTCCAGCTGCCGCTGCGCGTGGCCGTGGACCTGTGGAGCCGCCGCGAACTGAGTGCGCAGGGGCCCCTGGCCTGGTTCCACGCGCAGCGGCGCCAGACCCTGCAGGAGGGCGGCGTGGTGGTCCTGCTCTTCTCGCCCGGGGCCGTGGCGCTGTGCCGCGAATGGCTGCAGGCCGCGACGTTGGCGCCCGGGGCTCACGGCCCGCACGACGCCTTCGCCGCCTCGCTCAGCTGCTTGCTGCCAGATTTCTTGCAAGGTCGGGCGCCCGGCCGCTACGTCGGGGCCTACTTCGACAGACTGCTGTCCCCGGACGCCGTGCCCGCCCTGTTCCGCAGCGTGCCGGTCTTCTCACTACCCTCACAGCTGCCCGACTTCCTGGGGACCCTGCAGGGCCCcgcagccccccacccctggcgGCTCGCGGAGAGAGCGGAGCAGGTATCCCGGGCCCTGCAGCCCGCCCTGGACAGCTGCTTCCGGGCCCCGGGGACGGGACGCGGGATGGGGCCTGAGGCAGAGAACAGGACTTGA
- the IL17RC gene encoding interleukin-17 receptor C isoform X2 — MGVRTPGRGRAQAAQRRDPETGEGFRPLLPAGTQLSGRRGVVSAPLRGAGRTGPQAWVLPGTWKMPVPWFFLSLALGRNPAVLSLERVVGPQDTARCSPGLSCHLWDGDVLCLPGSLVSAPGPVLVPTRLQTELVLRCYKETDCDLCVRVAVHLAVHGYWEEAEDEEKFGIAEDPAIEEPRNASLQAHVVLSFQAYPTARCVLLEVQVPAALVQPGQSVGSVVFDCFGAALGAEVRIWSYTLPRYQKELNLTQQLPDCRGLEVRDNIQSCWALTWLNVSADGDDVRLVLDVPEEQRFGLFLYWNQVPGPAKPWWHRNLTGPQTITLNHTDLVPCLCIQVWRLEPDSVRTSVCPFREDPRAHRNLWRAARLQLLPPRAWRLDVPCSVPAEATLCWQAPDGGPCQPLVPPLPRENVTVNALEFPLLKGHPNICVQVSTWEKQELQECLWADSLGPLKDDILLVETQGPQDNGSLCALEPSGCTPLLSRASTRAARLGGPLLQDVRSGQCLQLWDDDVGALWACPMEKYIHRRWALVWLACLLLAAVLFLLLLLKKNHVKGWLRLLKEDVRTGAAARGRAALLLYSADDAGFERLVGALASALFQLPLRVAVDLWSRRELSAQGPLAWFHAQRRQTLQEGGVVVLLFSPGAVALCREWLQAATLAPGAHGPHDAFAASLSCLLPDFLQGRAPGRYVGAYFDRLLSPDAVPALFRSVPVFSLPSQLPDFLGTLQGPAAPHPWRLAERAEQVSRALQPALDSCFRAPGTGRGMGPEAENRT, encoded by the exons ATGGGAGTCAGGACTCCTGGGAGAGGGCGTGCGCAAGCGGCCCAGCGCCGGGACCCCGAGACTGGGGAGGGATTCCGGCCTCTCCTACCCGCAGGCACGCAGCTGAGTGGGAGACGAGGTGTGGTGTCAGCCCCCCTTCGGGGGGCGGGCAGGACAGGGCCTCAGGCCTGGGTGCTGCCTGGCACCTGGAAGATGCCTGTGCCCTGGTTCTTTCTGTCCTTGGCCCTGGGCCGAAACCCTGCGGTCCTCTCTCTAGAGAGGGTTGTGGGGCCTCAGGACACTGCCCGCTGCTCTCCG GGCCTTTCCTGCCACCTCTGGG ATGGTGACGTGCTCTGCCTGCCTGGGAGCCTCGTGTCTGCCCCAGGCCCCGTGCTGGTGCCCACACGCCTGCAGACAGAGCTGGTGCTAAGGTGCTACAAGGAGACCGACTGTGACCTCTGTGTGCGTGTGGCCGTCCACTTGGCTGTGCATG GATACTGGGAAGAGGCTGAAGATGAAGAGAAGTTTGGAATTGCAGAGGACCCAGCGATCGAGGAGCCTAGGAACG CCTCTCTCCAGGCCCACGTCGTGCTCTCCTTCCAGGCCTACCCTACTGCCCGCTGCGTCCTACTGGAGGTGCAAGTGCCTGCTGCCCTCGTGCAGCCTGGTCAGTCTGTG GGCTCTGTAGTATTTGACTGCTTCGGGGCTGCCCTGGGGGCTGAGGTGCGAATCTGGTCCTACACTCTGCCCCGGTACCAGAAGGAACTCAATCTCACACAGCAGCTGCCTG ACTGCAGGGGTCTCGAAGTCCGGGACAACATTCAGAGCTGCTGGG CCCTGACCTGGCTCAACGTGTCTGCAGATGGCGACGACGTGCGCCTGGTGCTGGATGTGCCTGAGGAGCAGCGCTTTGGCCTCTTCCTGTACTGGAACCAGGTCCCAGGCCCTGCAAAACCCTGGTGGCACAGAAACCTG ACTGGGCCGCAGACCATTACCTTGAACCACACAGACCTGGTTCCCTGCCTCTGTATTCAG GTGTGGCGTCTGGAGCCCGACTCTGTCAGGACCAGCGTCTGCCCCTTTAGGGAGG ACCCCCGTGCACACCGGAACCTTTGGCGTGCCGCCCGGCTGCAGCTGCTGCCCCCGCGGGCCTGGCGGCTGGATGTGCCGTGCTCAGTACCCGCTGAGGCCACACTGTGCTGGCAGGCACCGGACGGGGGCCCCTGCCAGCCGCTGGTCCCACCGCTGCCCCGAGAGAATGTCACTGTGAAC GCTCTTGAGTTCCCATTGCTGAAAGGCCATCCCAACATCTGTGTCCAG GTGAGCACCTGGGAGAAGCAGGAGCTACAAGAGTGCTTGTGGGCTG ACTCCCTGGGGCCCCTCAAGGATGACATACTGCTGGTGGAGACACAAGGCCCCCAGGACAACGGATCACTCTGCGCCTTGGAACCCAGTGGCTGCACTCCACTGCTTAGCAGGGCGTCCACG AGGGCAGCTCGTCTTGGAGGGCCGTTACTACAAGATGTGCGGTCAGGCCAGTGTCTTCAG CTGTGGGACGATGACGTGGGAGCACTATGGGCCTGCCCCATGGAAAAGT ACATCCACCGGCGCTGGGCCCTGGTCTGGCTGGCCTGCTTACTCTTGGCCGCTgtgcttttccttctcctcctcctcaaaaAGAACCACGTGAAAG GGTGGCTGAGGCTCTTGAAGGAGGACGTCCGCACGGGGG CGGCCGCCAGGGGCCGCGCGGCCCTGCTCCTCTACTCCGCCGACGACGCTGGCTTCGAGCGCCTGGTGGGCGCCCTGGCTTCGGCGCTGTTCCAGCTGCCGCTGCGCGTGGCCGTGGACCTGTGGAGCCGCCGCGAACTGAGTGCGCAGGGGCCCCTGGCCTGGTTCCACGCGCAGCGGCGCCAGACCCTGCAGGAGGGCGGCGTGGTGGTCCTGCTCTTCTCGCCCGGGGCCGTGGCGCTGTGCCGCGAATGGCTGCAGGCCGCGACGTTGGCGCCCGGGGCTCACGGCCCGCACGACGCCTTCGCCGCCTCGCTCAGCTGCTTGCTGCCAGATTTCTTGCAAGGTCGGGCGCCCGGCCGCTACGTCGGGGCCTACTTCGACAGACTGCTGTCCCCGGACGCCGTGCCCGCCCTGTTCCGCAGCGTGCCGGTCTTCTCACTACCCTCACAGCTGCCCGACTTCCTGGGGACCCTGCAGGGCCCcgcagccccccacccctggcgGCTCGCGGAGAGAGCGGAGCAGGTATCCCGGGCCCTGCAGCCCGCCCTGGACAGCTGCTTCCGGGCCCCGGGGACGGGACGCGGGATGGGGCCTGAGGCAGAGAACAGGACTTGA
- the IL17RC gene encoding interleukin-17 receptor C isoform X5: protein MGVRTPGRGRAQAAQRRDPETGEGFRPLLPAGTQLSGRRGVVSAPLRGAGRTGPQAWVLPGTWKMPVPWFFLSLALGRNPAVLSLERVVGPQDTARCSPGLSCHLWDGDVLCLPGSLVSAPGPVLVPTRLQTELVLRCYKETDCDLCVRVAVHLAVHGYWEEAEDEEKFGIAEDPAIEEPRNASLQAHVVLSFQAYPTARCVLLEVQVPAALVQPGQSVGSVVFDCFGAALGAEVRIWSYTLPRYQKELNLTQQLPDCRGLEVRDNIQSCWALTWLNVSADGDDVRLVLDVPEEQRFGLFLYWNQVPGPAKPWWHRNLVWRLEPDSVRTSVCPFREDPRAHRNLWRAARLQLLPPRAWRLDVPCSVPAEATLCWQAPDGGPCQPLVPPLPRENVTVNKALEFPLLKGHPNICVQVSTWEKQELQECLWADSLGPLKDDILLVETQGPQDNGSLCALEPSGCTPLLSRASTRAARLGGPLLQDVRSGQCLQLWDDDVGALWACPMEKYIHRRWALVWLACLLLAAVLFLLLLLKKNHVKGWLRLLKEDVRTGAAARGRAALLLYSADDAGFERLVGALASALFQLPLRVAVDLWSRRELSAQGPLAWFHAQRRQTLQEGGVVVLLFSPGAVALCREWLQAATLAPGAHGPHDAFAASLSCLLPDFLQGRAPGRYVGAYFDRLLSPDAVPALFRSVPVFSLPSQLPDFLGTLQGPAAPHPWRLAERAEQVSRALQPALDSCFRAPGTGRGMGPEAENRT, encoded by the exons ATGGGAGTCAGGACTCCTGGGAGAGGGCGTGCGCAAGCGGCCCAGCGCCGGGACCCCGAGACTGGGGAGGGATTCCGGCCTCTCCTACCCGCAGGCACGCAGCTGAGTGGGAGACGAGGTGTGGTGTCAGCCCCCCTTCGGGGGGCGGGCAGGACAGGGCCTCAGGCCTGGGTGCTGCCTGGCACCTGGAAGATGCCTGTGCCCTGGTTCTTTCTGTCCTTGGCCCTGGGCCGAAACCCTGCGGTCCTCTCTCTAGAGAGGGTTGTGGGGCCTCAGGACACTGCCCGCTGCTCTCCG GGCCTTTCCTGCCACCTCTGGG ATGGTGACGTGCTCTGCCTGCCTGGGAGCCTCGTGTCTGCCCCAGGCCCCGTGCTGGTGCCCACACGCCTGCAGACAGAGCTGGTGCTAAGGTGCTACAAGGAGACCGACTGTGACCTCTGTGTGCGTGTGGCCGTCCACTTGGCTGTGCATG GATACTGGGAAGAGGCTGAAGATGAAGAGAAGTTTGGAATTGCAGAGGACCCAGCGATCGAGGAGCCTAGGAACG CCTCTCTCCAGGCCCACGTCGTGCTCTCCTTCCAGGCCTACCCTACTGCCCGCTGCGTCCTACTGGAGGTGCAAGTGCCTGCTGCCCTCGTGCAGCCTGGTCAGTCTGTG GGCTCTGTAGTATTTGACTGCTTCGGGGCTGCCCTGGGGGCTGAGGTGCGAATCTGGTCCTACACTCTGCCCCGGTACCAGAAGGAACTCAATCTCACACAGCAGCTGCCTG ACTGCAGGGGTCTCGAAGTCCGGGACAACATTCAGAGCTGCTGGG CCCTGACCTGGCTCAACGTGTCTGCAGATGGCGACGACGTGCGCCTGGTGCTGGATGTGCCTGAGGAGCAGCGCTTTGGCCTCTTCCTGTACTGGAACCAGGTCCCAGGCCCTGCAAAACCCTGGTGGCACAGAAACCTG GTGTGGCGTCTGGAGCCCGACTCTGTCAGGACCAGCGTCTGCCCCTTTAGGGAGG ACCCCCGTGCACACCGGAACCTTTGGCGTGCCGCCCGGCTGCAGCTGCTGCCCCCGCGGGCCTGGCGGCTGGATGTGCCGTGCTCAGTACCCGCTGAGGCCACACTGTGCTGGCAGGCACCGGACGGGGGCCCCTGCCAGCCGCTGGTCCCACCGCTGCCCCGAGAGAATGTCACTGTGAAC AAGGCTCTTGAGTTCCCATTGCTGAAAGGCCATCCCAACATCTGTGTCCAG GTGAGCACCTGGGAGAAGCAGGAGCTACAAGAGTGCTTGTGGGCTG ACTCCCTGGGGCCCCTCAAGGATGACATACTGCTGGTGGAGACACAAGGCCCCCAGGACAACGGATCACTCTGCGCCTTGGAACCCAGTGGCTGCACTCCACTGCTTAGCAGGGCGTCCACG AGGGCAGCTCGTCTTGGAGGGCCGTTACTACAAGATGTGCGGTCAGGCCAGTGTCTTCAG CTGTGGGACGATGACGTGGGAGCACTATGGGCCTGCCCCATGGAAAAGT ACATCCACCGGCGCTGGGCCCTGGTCTGGCTGGCCTGCTTACTCTTGGCCGCTgtgcttttccttctcctcctcctcaaaaAGAACCACGTGAAAG GGTGGCTGAGGCTCTTGAAGGAGGACGTCCGCACGGGGG CGGCCGCCAGGGGCCGCGCGGCCCTGCTCCTCTACTCCGCCGACGACGCTGGCTTCGAGCGCCTGGTGGGCGCCCTGGCTTCGGCGCTGTTCCAGCTGCCGCTGCGCGTGGCCGTGGACCTGTGGAGCCGCCGCGAACTGAGTGCGCAGGGGCCCCTGGCCTGGTTCCACGCGCAGCGGCGCCAGACCCTGCAGGAGGGCGGCGTGGTGGTCCTGCTCTTCTCGCCCGGGGCCGTGGCGCTGTGCCGCGAATGGCTGCAGGCCGCGACGTTGGCGCCCGGGGCTCACGGCCCGCACGACGCCTTCGCCGCCTCGCTCAGCTGCTTGCTGCCAGATTTCTTGCAAGGTCGGGCGCCCGGCCGCTACGTCGGGGCCTACTTCGACAGACTGCTGTCCCCGGACGCCGTGCCCGCCCTGTTCCGCAGCGTGCCGGTCTTCTCACTACCCTCACAGCTGCCCGACTTCCTGGGGACCCTGCAGGGCCCcgcagccccccacccctggcgGCTCGCGGAGAGAGCGGAGCAGGTATCCCGGGCCCTGCAGCCCGCCCTGGACAGCTGCTTCCGGGCCCCGGGGACGGGACGCGGGATGGGGCCTGAGGCAGAGAACAGGACTTGA